The DNA segment TCACACCGCGTTCATGGGCCACCACGCCGCCCTGCAATTGCCCGGTGTAGCTGGTACTGAAAGAGTCGCGACGCATGCCCAAGCCAACCTGGGTGTAACGCGGTATGGCATTTACCCGGCCTTGAACCGACTGATCACCACTCGTCTGCTCCCGGGCAACACCCACCTCATAATTCACATAGTCGTTCACCCGATCACTGAACGCGCTGCCGAACTCCACCTCGCCCCCGCGCCGGCTGGCATAGGAAGTGACACGACGTTCGCCGCCAAATGGCATGGTGACTTGCAATCGCAGCGACAGCCCTGTCTCGAGAGCATCATTGCGCTCGTGGCGGCGGATATTCCGCTCCTTGCGCGGTCGAGCCCCACCCACCCGGGAGTCGGCGATCAACGACACCTGGGTGCCACTGAAGTCTCGGTTCCAGGAGGCAAAGACATGTTCAGCCGATTGCCCGTCAAATTGCGCACTGTGCGAGTAGCTGATGGAGAAGCCACCCAGCAGCGGGTCAGCCCAGCTCAGGCCCAGGGTGTATTGGTTCTTGAAGCGCGCGTCCAGGTCGTCGCGGGCGCTCGACAGCCCGGCCTCCGTGACTTCGCGATACCCCCGCGTCTGGCGTGTAGCGCTGAGGTTGGCCTCAAGGCTGGCAGACAGCGGGCTACTCAATGAAATGGAGCTGCGAGCGCCGTTGACATTGCCTGAACCATCGCGAGACAGGTTGTGACGCCCGCCCACTGCCAGCCGCTGGAAAAAAACGCTGCTCCATGTTCCGCCCGCGGCCTGGTACTCGTCAGTGCTCAATAGGCCAAAACCCAGCGAAGAACTGCGCCCAAGGCCCCAGGTACCACTGGCCATCGCCACCACCGGGGGCTCCCGCTCGTCCAGCGTTGCGCCCCGCACCTTGCCCATGGAAAAGAAGTAGCCCGGCACCACCGGCACACTCGCGCCAAAGGACGCCGCAGGTACCCTGAAGCTGTGCCCACCGCCACGGGTGCCAATCACGTTCACCTCCAGGTCGCTGGTGCCATTGAGCAACGGCAGGTCAGTCAGGGAGAAAGGGCCTTCCGGTACCAGGGTGGTATGGATCAACACCCCTGACTGGCGCACCTCCACCCTGGACGGGCTGCGAGCCAGCCCTTCGACCACCACCGCGCTGCCGCCGGCCGCGCGCGACTGCCCATCGGGGAACAGTTGCAGGCCGGAGAGCTGCAGCCCGCCGAACACCGGGTTGTTGCTGGAGATCTGCCCCACCTGAAAGGTCGAGCGCAGGCCCGCGAAATCGCGCTGGGCGTAGGCGTTCACATGCTCGCTGCTGGCCTTGCCATTATCGGAGATATAAAACTGGCGACTGCGCACAATCCAGTTGCCCAGGTTGAACCCCGCCTCGGTATAGGCGGAGACGGAGCGGGAAGAGCCACTGTTGAAACGATCCTCAAAACCCTGCACGTCGTAGTTGAACAAGGCCGCCATGCCACCCTGGGAAGCATTGCCCCCGCCCCATTCAAACTCGCGCATCGACTGGGTGGGCACCACCAGGGAGACTTCATCGCTGCCAGGGCTCAGCCGCACAAGGGTCGCCGGGTACTCACCGACAAAATCATGGCACGCCTGATCGCGCGCGATGCCCTGGCGAGTGACCATCGCCGGGACGCGCAGCCCGGCCTTTTCCAGCAGGCCGGGGGTGAAACACAGCTGCCCTTCATAGTCGAAACGCGCTTCCACCAAGCCCAGTGGGTTGCCGTTGACCCGCAACCCGACCACATGGACGCCCTCGCGAAAGCGCGCCGCACTGCGAAAATAATGGGCAACCTTCGGGTCAATACCGTTCGCAGAGAGTACGGCAAGATCAAACCCCTCTCCCAGCTCCAAGGCATGGGCAGGCCCGCTGCACAGTGAGGCCAGCCCGATGACAATGCCCGAGCCATACGCCAGGGAGCCCGGGGCCCGGAAGAACGATGCGGACTGATTGAAACAACCGGCTTTGTCGACAGTTCTCATAGCTCGATCAACCCGCCTCGACAACAACGGGAGCCTGGTAGACGGAGGTCGAATAGCCGTAGACCGTCGCCGGTTGAATCTCGACGGCATTGACCCCTGCGACATTGCCCTCGACCGTGGTCCAAAGCGTTTCGCCAGGCAGCACATAGGTGCGCGACAATATTGCCGGGCGCTTGGCCGGCAGCAGCTGCACCTGTAAGCCCAAGCGGACAACGTAGGCACTGTCGTTCTGCACGGCCAGGCGATTGCCTTGCAGGGTCCACTTGAGCAACTTCCAGGGCTCTTCAAGCCGCGGCAAACCCTGGGGGTGCAGGATCAGCGGCAGGTCCTGGCGAATGGTGATACCAATGGTCGCACGCCCTTCGGCCCTGGCCTGGGGAATCCCTTCAAAAGTGACCCGCTTCAAGCGTTGAGTCTTGAGTGGTTCCTTGAGTGTTGCGATAAAGCGCACTAGTTGTGTTTCGCCAGGTTCCACGCGCGCAATCGGCGGCGTAACAATCAATAATGGTTCCGGGTCTTCAGCAAGATTTTGAATGACCGAATGTAATAAAGCCGGACCGGCATCGGTATTCTTGACATTAATAGTCGCCTCGCCATTTTCTTCATAAAGAATTACAACAGATGTTTCAGGCTCCATACCGTCAGCCAGTACGTTGCCATGTAGTAGCAGAGAAAGACTTACGCCCCCTAGCAGGGCAGCAACTGTATTGAAAAGAAAACTCATCAAGTTCTACCCACACACAATTTAAGAGACCGTCAATACACCCAGAACTGTAAGCAGCCCGCACGCAGTCGCAACAGCTAGTTACGACTGCAGTGCGGATTTACTACCTGTTTAGATACGAGTAACGACTAAGGTGGCAAGGCCGTTCAAAGGAACATCCTTGCTCAGGTCCAGGGCGCTGCCCCGGTTGATGACGGCCTTGACGTTGATCGTGCCGCTGACAACGTTGACCAGTGCTGGAACCGGGCTGGTGGTGCGGCTCCAGGAGTGCTGGTACGGGAACTTGTCGACCCGGCCATCGGCGCTATACATCCAGGCTGCGACGGAACTGGTCCTTTTGAGCGGTAGCAGGCTGGCACCGGCGCTGGACAGGTTCGAAAGCCTGACCGAATAGCCACCGGTACGCCGGCCATCCACCGCACCCAGGCCAAAGTTCTGGGATTCGGCGAAGCCGGTTCCCAGGATACCCGCAACGGTGCTGGCCGCCTGCGTGTCAGATACCGACAGCGCCATCTGCGTAGCCGCGGTGCCGCAGTTCACGGACAGCGGCAGGGTTTTCTCCTGCAAGGGGTTGAAAGCATTTGGCAAGATAGAAGCTGCACTGATCTGACCATAATCAATGACGCCGCTGCTGATACTGACCGTGCAGGGCGCTGGCTTGATAGTGCCAATGACCCTCAAGTTCCCCGAACCACTTGTATCGGCGTGTGCAACCACGCTTGCGGCCAAACAGACAACACCCATTACCAAACCAGATATTTTTTTCATGCTGAACCTGTCACTAGAAGTTATCAGGTGCCTTTATTCCTACCCGGGCAATTGCATTGCCCAACATCCCGCCATCCGTGACAAATGAGCTGTAAATAAATAACACCAAGGCAGAATTGCCGAGTGACAGTCTCTCCCGCATGCACCCCACTAAAGAATAAGACAATACCCTGATTACTGTCAGAACAATAAAAAACAATCGTCGCCTTAACCCAACTCAAGAGTAGTACCAAACAAATAACCAATGGGTATAACTGATCTTAAGATGTAGGTTAAATCAAGAGAAGTTTCCAAATTTTGAAATTCTACTGTTTCCCATAGATCCTACGGAATAATTACAAGGAACCAATGGAGCCCCCCTACATTCCCTACAAACCTGCGTCCCGAACCTCCGTAGGAGAACTCCTCTGCGCACTACGCGTTGGCGTCAGCGTTTGATCGTGGCACGATGGCGAGGTTATCGACCGAGATCCCCTACCCATGCCGCAATCCCAAGCCAAGAATCTGTCCCTGATCGCCGCCATCGACCTGGGCTCCAACAGCTTTCACATGGTCGTGGCCAAGGCCCAGAACGGTGAGATCCGCATCCTTGAGCGGCTCGGCGAAAAGGTACAACTGGCTGCCGGAATCGACGACGAGCGCAAGCTCAACGAAGAATCCATGCAGCGCGGGCTCGATTGCCTCAAGCGTTTTGCCCAACTGATCAACGGCATGCCCCAGGGCGCCGTGCGCATCGTTGGCACCAACGCGTTGCGCGAAGCGCGTAACCGCGGCGAATTCATCCGCCGTGCCGAGGAGATCCTCGGGCACCCGGTAGAAGTGATTTCCGGCCGTGAAGAAGCACGCCTGATCTACCTCGGCGTCTCCCACACCCTGGCCGATACCCCCGGCAAGCGCCTGGTGGCCGACATTGGCGGCGGCAGCACCGAGTTCATCATCGGCCAGCGCTTCGAGCCGTTGCTGCGCGAAAGCCTGCAAATGGGCTGCGTCAGCTACACCCAGCGCTATTTCAAGGACGGCAAGATCACCCCGGCCCGCTACGCCCAGGCGTACACGGCGGCGCGGCTGGAGATCATGAGCATCGAACACGCCCTGCACCGCCTGACCTGGGATGAAGCCATCGGCTCATCCGGCACTATCCGCGCCATCGGCCTGGCCCTGAAGGCCGGCGGTCATGGCACCGGTGAGGTGAATGCCGAAGGCCTGGCCTGGCTCAAGCGCAAACTGTTCAAACTTGGGGATGCCGAGAAGATCGACTTCGACGGCATCAAGCCCGACCGCCGGACCATCTTCCCTGCAGGCCTGGCAATCCTCGAAGCCATCTTCGACGCCCTCGAACTGCAACGCATGGACCATTGCGATGGCGCCCTGCGTGAAGGCGTGCTCTACGACCTGCTGGGTCGCCATCACCACGAAGACGTGCGTGAACGCACCCTGGGCTCGCTAATGGAGCGTTACCACGTCGACCTGGAACAGGCGGCGCGGGTCGAGCGCAAAGCGTTGCATGCCTTCGACCAGGTCGCTGCAGATTGGGAACTGGAAGACGGGGTCTGGCGTGAACTGCTGGGCTGGGCCGCCAAGGTCCATGAAGTAGGGCTGGATATCGCCCACTACCATTACCACAAACACGGCGCGTACCTGATCGAACACTCCGACCTGGCAGGGTTTTCCCGCGAGGATCAGCAGATGCTGGCGCTGCTGGTGCGCGGCCATCGCCGTAACATCCCCAGGGACAAGTTCGCCGAGTTCGGCGCCGAGGGCATCAAGCTGATTCGCCTGTGTGCCCTGCTGCGCTTTGCGATCCTGTTCCACCACATTCGCGGCACTCAGCAGATGCCGCAAGTCACCCTGCGCGCCAACGGCGACAGCCTGGATGTGGTGTTCCCTAAAGGCTGGCTGGACGAGAACCAACTGACCCAGGCGGATTTCGCCCAGGAAGCCGAGTGGCTGACGCGAGTGGGCTTCAGCCTGAATGTGCGCTAACCCCTAGACGCTCTCGGACGACACCGGCGCCCCCGGCAGGAACGCCGGCTCACGGATAGCCTGCGTGGCCTGTTCATAACCATAGGCGACCGCGAGCAGTGTGGCTTCACTGTTGCCCGTACCGTAAAAGTGCAGCGCGGTCGGCATACCCTCATCATCCATGCCCGAGGGCACCGAGATGCCGGGGTAACCGGCGGCGGCGGCAAAGTAGTAACTGTCGGCGCGAAAGTTCGACACGATGGCATCGAGGCGGTGTTCGCTCAGCGGCTTGTCGAGGGTGCCTTTGAAAATCGGCAGAACGGCCGCCCACAGTTGCTCGCGCTGCTCATCCGTCACGTCCAGGCTGTTGATGTGCTCCAGCAACGCCTGGTCCGGTTCCCCGGCTTGCTTGTCGCGCTCGTTGAAGGCAATCAGTTCAGCCAGCGACTTCACTGGCAGGCCTTCCCGGCCGGCCAGGTAGCTGTTCAGGTTTTGCTTGATCCCGGCCAGCAGCGCGTCACTGTATTGATCGTAAGCCTCACGTGAGACACCCGCGTCCAGCCTGCCTATCGGCACCATGACTGCCCCCTTGGCCCCGAGCATCGCGATCGCGTCTTCGAAGTGCTTCCGGTCCGCACGCAGGGCCGGGTCCCTGGCGTCTTCAGGCGACAGCACCGGCAGCGGCGTGTAGCCAATGCGCTTGCCCTGCAAGGCATCCGGTGTGAGCCCGGCGGTGTAGGCCGTTGTTTCGGTCATGGCATTGAGCGCTTCGCCAGCATCGCGCACGTTGCGCGTAAAGGTGCCCACCGCGTCCAGTTTTGAACTGGTCATCACCCCTTCGGTACTCACCAGCCCGGCCGTGGTTTTCAAACCGACCACGCCGTTGTAGGCCGCCGGGGCAACCACCGAGCCATTGGTCTCGATGCCCAATGCCAGCGGCACAAGCCCCTGGGCGACCGCCACCGCCGATCCCGAACTGGACCCTGCCACCTGCCCTCCCAGCCGATGGGGGTTAAGCGTTTGCCCACCACGGGAGCTCCAGCCATCCACCGGCACGCTGGAGCGGAAGTTGGACAGTTCGCTCATATTGGTCTTGCCCACGATCACGGCCCCGGCCTTGAGCAAGTTATCCACAACCTTGGCGTTTTTGCTCGTCGGTGAGCCGACCAGCGCACGGGAACCGGCACTGGTGTGCATTTTCCCACTGGTTTCGAAGACATCTTTCAGGGCAATCGGCACGCCGTGCAAAAAACCGCGCACGGTACCGCTGGCTCGCTCCTGGTCACGCGCCCGAGCCTGTTCACGCGCATCGGGGTTAACCTGCACAAAGGCATTGCCGCCCTGCAGACCCTGATCGATGTTGGCAATACTTTTTAATGAGTCCCGCACCAGGGACTCTGAAGTGACTACCGCCCCAGCCATATCGGACGCCATGGCCTGTGCACTGCGGTAGCCCTTCGGCGGCAAGGCCAGCGCCTCGAATAGCCCCGCAGTTCCGAACCCGATACCTATGCCTGATCCCACCATCGAAAACTCCTTAACTGCCCTGTACAGGCTATCGTCTGATAGCCCAAGGTCAGTCTAGGAACGGGAGCATGGGATCCCCAACCTGGGAAATCTGACGGTCCTGTCCGATTTCCCAGTGAGGGATGTAGGTCTAGTCGATATCAGCGAACCGCCAGCAACGGGCTGCCCAACCGCTCCAGCAACGTGGCCTGGGCACTGCGCGGGTTCTGGTTGCCCGTCGGGGTGTTGCGCACGTAGCGCCCATCGGACTGCAGGCTCCAGCTGTGGGTGTTATCGGTCAGATAACTCTCCAACTCTTTCTTGACCCGCATGATCAGCTTCTTGCCTTCCACCGGGAAGCAGGTCTCCACACGCTTGTCGAGGTTGCGCTCCATCCAGTCGGCGCTGGAGAGGAACATCTGCTCTTCACCGCCATTGAGGAAGTAGAACACCCGCGTGTGCTCCAGGAAGCGGCCGATGATCGAACGCACGTGGATATTGTGGGACACCCCGGCAATGCCCGGGCGCAGGCAGCACATGCCACGCACCACCAGGTCGATACGCACGCCGGACTGGCTGGCCTTGTACAGCGCGCGGATGATCTTCGGATCGGTCAGCGAGTTGAACTTGGCGATGATGTGCGCCGGCTTGCCGTCGATGGCGAACTGGGTCTCGCGGGCAATCATGTCGAGCATGCCCTTCTTCAGGGTGAACGGCGCATGCAGCAGCTTTTTCATGCGCAGCGTCTTGCCCATGCCGATCAACTGGCTGAACAGTTTGCCGACGTCTTCGCACAGCGCGTCGTCGGAAGTCAGCAAGCTGTAGTCGGTGTAGAGCTTGGCGTTGCCGGCGTGATAGTTACCGGTGCCCAGGTGCGCGTAACGCACGATCTCACCGGCCTCGCGGCGCAGGATCAGCATCATCTTGGCGTGGGTCTTGAAGCCCACCACGCCATAGATCACT comes from the Pseudomonas shahriarae genome and includes:
- a CDS encoding DUF1120 domain-containing protein — protein: MKKISGLVMGVVCLAASVVAHADTSGSGNLRVIGTIKPAPCTVSISSGVIDYGQISAASILPNAFNPLQEKTLPLSVNCGTAATQMALSVSDTQAASTVAGILGTGFAESQNFGLGAVDGRRTGGYSVRLSNLSSAGASLLPLKRTSSVAAWMYSADGRVDKFPYQHSWSRTTSPVPALVNVVSGTINVKAVINRGSALDLSKDVPLNGLATLVVTRI
- the ppx gene encoding exopolyphosphatase; the protein is MPQSQAKNLSLIAAIDLGSNSFHMVVAKAQNGEIRILERLGEKVQLAAGIDDERKLNEESMQRGLDCLKRFAQLINGMPQGAVRIVGTNALREARNRGEFIRRAEEILGHPVEVISGREEARLIYLGVSHTLADTPGKRLVADIGGGSTEFIIGQRFEPLLRESLQMGCVSYTQRYFKDGKITPARYAQAYTAARLEIMSIEHALHRLTWDEAIGSSGTIRAIGLALKAGGHGTGEVNAEGLAWLKRKLFKLGDAEKIDFDGIKPDRRTIFPAGLAILEAIFDALELQRMDHCDGALREGVLYDLLGRHHHEDVRERTLGSLMERYHVDLEQAARVERKALHAFDQVAADWELEDGVWRELLGWAAKVHEVGLDIAHYHYHKHGAYLIEHSDLAGFSREDQQMLALLVRGHRRNIPRDKFAEFGAEGIKLIRLCALLRFAILFHHIRGTQQMPQVTLRANGDSLDVVFPKGWLDENQLTQADFAQEAEWLTRVGFSLNVR
- a CDS encoding fimbria/pilus outer membrane usher protein; the encoded protein is MRTVDKAGCFNQSASFFRAPGSLAYGSGIVIGLASLCSGPAHALELGEGFDLAVLSANGIDPKVAHYFRSAARFREGVHVVGLRVNGNPLGLVEARFDYEGQLCFTPGLLEKAGLRVPAMVTRQGIARDQACHDFVGEYPATLVRLSPGSDEVSLVVPTQSMREFEWGGGNASQGGMAALFNYDVQGFEDRFNSGSSRSVSAYTEAGFNLGNWIVRSRQFYISDNGKASSEHVNAYAQRDFAGLRSTFQVGQISSNNPVFGGLQLSGLQLFPDGQSRAAGGSAVVVEGLARSPSRVEVRQSGVLIHTTLVPEGPFSLTDLPLLNGTSDLEVNVIGTRGGGHSFRVPAASFGASVPVVPGYFFSMGKVRGATLDEREPPVVAMASGTWGLGRSSSLGFGLLSTDEYQAAGGTWSSVFFQRLAVGGRHNLSRDGSGNVNGARSSISLSSPLSASLEANLSATRQTRGYREVTEAGLSSARDDLDARFKNQYTLGLSWADPLLGGFSISYSHSAQFDGQSAEHVFASWNRDFSGTQVSLIADSRVGGARPRKERNIRRHERNDALETGLSLRLQVTMPFGGERRVTSYASRRGGEVEFGSAFSDRVNDYVNYEVGVAREQTSGDQSVQGRVNAIPRYTQVGLGMRRDSFSTSYTGQLQGGVVAHERGVTFSPYAVQDTFGIVSVGDVGAVKVATPQGPVWTDYRGQAVIAGLPAYLNSNVEVQTRSLPKRVDLKNGTKALTAGRGSFNTVDFEVVKVRRLLLEVRDEQGRPLPQGASVFGPGNAFLTSVVGEGMVFLNNLDESQTLSVSLPDSTSCVLQLNPEPETDDDKLYETGSAVCRAQ
- a CDS encoding amidase family protein encodes the protein MASDMAGAVVTSESLVRDSLKSIANIDQGLQGGNAFVQVNPDAREQARARDQERASGTVRGFLHGVPIALKDVFETSGKMHTSAGSRALVGSPTSKNAKVVDNLLKAGAVIVGKTNMSELSNFRSSVPVDGWSSRGGQTLNPHRLGGQVAGSSSGSAVAVAQGLVPLALGIETNGSVVAPAAYNGVVGLKTTAGLVSTEGVMTSSKLDAVGTFTRNVRDAGEALNAMTETTAYTAGLTPDALQGKRIGYTPLPVLSPEDARDPALRADRKHFEDAIAMLGAKGAVMVPIGRLDAGVSREAYDQYSDALLAGIKQNLNSYLAGREGLPVKSLAELIAFNERDKQAGEPDQALLEHINSLDVTDEQREQLWAAVLPIFKGTLDKPLSEHRLDAIVSNFRADSYYFAAAAGYPGISVPSGMDDEGMPTALHFYGTGNSEATLLAVAYGYEQATQAIREPAFLPGAPVSSESV
- a CDS encoding fimbria/pilus chaperone family protein; this encodes MSFLFNTVAALLGGVSLSLLLHGNVLADGMEPETSVVILYEENGEATINVKNTDAGPALLHSVIQNLAEDPEPLLIVTPPIARVEPGETQLVRFIATLKEPLKTQRLKRVTFEGIPQARAEGRATIGITIRQDLPLILHPQGLPRLEEPWKLLKWTLQGNRLAVQNDSAYVVRLGLQVQLLPAKRPAILSRTYVLPGETLWTTVEGNVAGVNAVEIQPATVYGYSTSVYQAPVVVEAG